A single Carassius carassius chromosome 3, fCarCar2.1, whole genome shotgun sequence DNA region contains:
- the LOC132116652 gene encoding arf-GAP domain and FG repeat-containing protein 2-like, with translation MSNRKHRDNQEICTRKVRELAQTGVNKHCFECSQPGVTYIDITVGCFVCTSCSGMLRGLNPPHRVKSISMTTFSQQEVEFLQNHGNEVGRRTWLCIFDPKTDGCFDARDTRKLKEFLQDKYERKKWHFSKSKIRRDANESPWAPGVQAVPAPHGPAQNQPPPGHPLNPTARPTRTLSQSQLSIWDRAPAVSPADSRTEVFTARPTRSQSFRDHPIKDTLLSGVERQRPGTISSGMGHQNHPFSFPALPRPSASSTFKNSFTLGRTLSTGGGAPFRAFPKSLSLDFGGLSHAHNTISSAAPPPVTQDKYSALSQLRKVFSDNTPVTAITTAPSDGPPQYSTLFSNRLSSSSTPASSPGVPEATSGSQTFANFPNPFNSTASCAQPVLSPSNPFKSTASGKKSAPVFTLDVVFPQSVSFPAPTTQSAFSHQQSSNQEANGFNSFPAPESVPKVPRPMSVNPFTGNVYPSRGASLNPFI, from the exons ATGTCGAACCGAAAACACCGGGATAACCAGGAGATATGCACCCGCAAGGTCCGAGAGCTCGCGCAGACGGGAGTGAACAAGCACTGCTTCGAGTGCAGCCAGCCCGGGGTGACTTACATCGACATCACCGTGGGCTGCTTCGTGTGCACGTCATGCTCCGGAATGCT GAGAGGGCTCAACCCACCCCACAGAGTCAAGTCTATTTCCATGACAACCTTCTCCCAACAGGAAGTGGAGTTTTTGCAAAATCATGGCAATGAG GTTGGAAGGAGGACCTGGCTCTGCATATTTGACCCCAAAACAGACGGCTGTTTTGACGCACGTGACACACGGAAGCTGAAAGAGTTCTTGCAGGACAAATATGAGAGAAAGAAATG GCATTTCTCTAAGAGTAAGATCCGCAGGGATGCCAATGAGTCACCGTGGGCTCCAGGGGTTCAGGCTGTTCCAGCTCCACACGGCCCTGCTCAGAATCAGCCTCCGCCTGGACATCCTCTGAACCCCACAGCCCGGCCCACCCGCACACTG TCCCAGTCCCAGTTGTCAATATGGGACAGAGCTCCTGCTGTTTCCCCAGCTGATAGCCGTACTGAGGTGTTCACTGCCAGACCAACTCGCTCTCAGAGCTTCAGAGATCATCCCATTAAAG ACACATTGTTAAGTGGTGTGGAGAGACAGAGGCCAGGAACAATTTCTTCTGGAATGGGACACCAGAATCATCCCTTCTCCTTTCCAGCCCTACCACGTCCTTCAG CAAGTAGCACTTTCAAAAACAGCTTTACTTTAG GTCGCACTCTGTCAACTGGGGGTGGAGCTCCATTTAGAGCCTTCCCTAAATCGCTGAGTTTGGATTTTGGGGGTCTTAGCCACGCCCACAACACTATAAGTTCTGCTGCTCCGCCCCCTGTCACTCAGGATAAGTATTCAGCCTTATCACAGCTTCGTAAAGTGTTCTCAGACAACACACCTGTCACAG CCATTACAACAGCTCCCTCTGATGGACCCCCTCAATATAGCACCCTCTTTAGTAACCGACTATCCTCCAGTTCAACCCCTGCAAG ctcCCCAGGTGTTCCAGAGGCCACTTCTGGATCTCAAACGTTTGCAA ATTTCCCAAACCCCTTCAATTCTACAGCCAGTTGCGCCCAGCCAGTTCTGTCTCCCAGTAACCCCTTCAAAAGCACAGCCTCAGGTAAGAAATCTGCACCCGTGTTCACTTT AGATGTCGTCTTTCCTCAGTCTGTCTCTTTTCCTGCACCCACCACACAAAGTGCTTTTTCACACCAACAGTCTAGTAACCAGGAAGCAAACG GTTTCAACTCATTTCCTGCCCCAGAGTCTGTCCCTAAAGTCCCACGACCAATGTCTGTCAACCCTTTTACT
- the slc16a13 gene encoding monocarboxylate transporter 13 isoform X1 codes for MHFQTNYILHGIFYGIFTDSESYIEAPVSSERQRKLGKSAIMEKPQKTPEEQQSSPQMAAPDGGWGWVVVGSLFVSSALVFGLIRSLGVFFVEFVQYFGESAQAVSWITSIGLAMQQLMSPISAAASNVYGARPVVMMGGFLSGLGFILASQATSLLHLYLTMGFISGLGWALIFTPTVASVMQYFTLRRSLAMGLGFTGVGLASFAFSPLFQYLVEAYAWRGALLVLGGLSFNMIACGALIRPLGTPKVVVKAENATKLNKCSSLLSRIYEGFETSLLSHRGFLTYSMAITLFNAGYFIPYVHLVAHSRHIGFTEYQAAFVISVTGVADIVGRVASGWFSDLGRMRMQHMLVVWTGLLGLSLMLIPVAVVYSGLLVVSVVYGFCAGAMTPLAFAVVPEIVGMERMLGALGLLQLIESIGGLLGAPLSGWLKDYTGMYTVSFIAAGSFLVLGMLVTMTLPYFWSCTAPPPPSPSQKKSQDESIEDGLLKKTLSSNSVPEILCPLDDIPYSDKE; via the exons ATGCATTTTCAAACGAATTACATTTTGCATGGAATATTTTATGGTATTTTCACAGACTCGGAGTCGTATATT GAGGCGCCTGTTTCGTCCGAAAGGCAGAGGAAATTGGGCAAAAG TGCAATCATGGAAAAGCCCCAAAAGACACCGGAAGAGCAGCAGTCGTCCCCACAGATGGCGGCACCTGATGGGGGTTGGGGCTGGGTGGTGGTGGGGTCTCTTTTCGTGTCATCTGCGCTGGTGTTCGGGCTCATCCGCAGTCTGGGTGTCTTTTTTGTGGAGTTTGTGCAGTACTTTGGTGAGAGTGCCCAGGCGGTGTCTTGGATAACATCCATTGGCTTGGCCATGCAACAGCTAATGA GTCCAATAAGTGCAGCCGCATCTAACGTATATGGAGCTCGTCCGGTTGTTATGATGGGAGGATTCCTCTCAGGCCTGGGATTCATTCTGGCATCCCAGGCAACATCTCTTTTACATCTTTACCTGACCATGGGATTCATTTCAG GTTTAGGCTGGGCGCTGATCTTCACTCCTACCGTTGCGTCAGTGATGCAGTACTTCACCTTGCGGAGATCTCTAGCCATGGGCCTGGGCTTCACAGGCGTCGGACTTGCATCTTTTGCATTCTCTCCACTTTTTCAGTATCTAGTAGAAGCCTATGCTTGGCGCGGGGCCTTGCTTGTCCTCGGAGGCCTCAGCTTCAACATGATTGCTTGTGGAGCTCTCATTCGGCCTCTAGGGACACCAAAGGTTGTGGTGAAG GCTGAAAACGCGACCAAGCTCAACAAATGTTCTTCTTTGTTGTCCCGTATCTACGAGGGCTTTGAGACCTCTCTGCTTTCACACCGAGGCTTCCTCACATATTCCATGGCCATCACCTTATTCAATGCCGGCTACTTCATCCCTTACGTTCATCTGGTCGCCCACAGTCGTCACATCGGTTTCACCGAGTACCAGGCAGCCTTTGTAATCTCTGTGACTGGTGTGGCAGACATCGTGGGCCGCGTAGCCTCCGGCTGGTTCTCAGACCTGGGCAGGATGCGGATGCAGCACATGCTGGTGGTGTGGACTGGGTTACTGGGCCTCTCTCTGATGCTCATTCCTGTAGCCGTGGTTTACTCGGGACTGTTGGTTGTCAGTGTGGTCTATGGGTTTTGTGCAGGAGCGATGACGCCACTGGCGTTCGCGGTGGTGCCGGAAATCGTAGGCATGGAGCGAATGCTGGGAGCCCTTGGCCTGCTGCAGCTCATAGAGAGCATCGGAGGGCTACTGGGAGCGCCATTGTCTG GCTGGCTGAAGGACTATACTGGGATGTACACGGTATCTTTTATCGCTGCTGGAAGTTTCCTGGTGTTAGGTATGTTGGTTACAATGACTCTTCCCTATTTCTGGTCTTGTACGGCCCCTCCACCCCCATCACCTTCACAGAAGAAGTCTCAGGATGAATCCATTGAAGATGGACTTCTCAAAAAAACTCTGTCCTCAAATTCTGTACCTGAGATACTCTGTCCCTTGGATGATATACCATACTCGGATAAGGAGTAA
- the LOC132116661 gene encoding arf-GAP with coiled-coil, ANK repeat and PH domain-containing protein 1-like, with amino-acid sequence MTVKLDFEECLKDSPRFRAEIEKVEVNVNELETRLEKLVKQCNTMLDAGRAYCQNSKSFVNGLKELGHHCSEDRTMGECLEKFSKKLSDIVTAQEEVIETTQKSVKLKLQNFVKEDVKRFKDVRKEFERSSEILEAALSRNAQAPRGKQHEVEEASNNLLNARRAFRTGALDYVLQINVTESKKKTEILMAMLSLMEAQALFFQQGYTSLTELKSYNKQLSEEYAQLVLNSAREKRDMEQSHATVKKKDVSYDDSIMDFSPDAPNGIAMEGYLYKRASNAFKTWSRRWFSIQKNQLVYQKKHNEQLTVVVEDLRLCTVKPYSEQDRRFCFEVVSPSKSCLLQADSERQQQSWISAVQNSIASAFQDRRDDNLGTRDRCSSVSAGSVRLSAGEQEPSGREALEEVQAISGNGQCCDCGEPGPDWASINLGITLCITCSGIHRSLGVHFSKVRSLTLDSWEPELIRLMCELGNTAINKIYEARIDEITIKKPHSSSPRQDKESWIRSKYVEKKFIHKLPETGRGTVLRRSSARRNRSNTQDKPNTRPAIKPKPSRATLPRLTGLNPSEIMKNNSSSHKENDEEEDLSGLHPGALLYRSASMQHFPLMADALAHGADVNWVNVTEDSKTPLIQAAMVNSLAACEFLLQNGANVNQVDSNGRGPLHHATILGHTGLVCLFLKRGADYNSKDIDDKDPIGIAIDNANADIVTLLRIAKMNKEMREMDGTPSGDDTYHDIFRDFSQMASNNPEKLNRRSTDVK; translated from the exons ATGACCGTCAAACtggattttgaagaatgtctaaAAGACTCCCCGCGATTCAG GGCAGAAATCGAGAAGGTGGAGGTCAACGTCAATGAGCTGGAGACGAGACTCGAGAAG TTAGTGAAACAGTGCAACACTATGCTGGATGCAGGCCGTGCCTATTGCCAGAACAGTAAGAGCTTTGTAAATGGCCTCAAAGAGCTGGGACACCACTGTTCGGAGGACCGAACCATGGGG GAGTGTTTGGAAAAGTTTTCTAAAAAGCTGTCAGACATTGTCACTGCTCAAGAG GAGGTGATTGAAACCACACAAAAGTCTGTGAAGTTGAAGCTACAGAATTTTGTGAAAGA GGATGTGAAGCGTTTTAAGGATGTACGGAAGGAGTTTGAGCGCAGCAGTGAGATCCTGGAGGCAGCGCTGAGCAGGAACGCACAGGCACCACGCGGAAAACAGCATGAGGTGGAAGAAGCCAGCAATAACCTCCTGAACGCACGCAGAGCCTTCAGAACAGGGGCGCTGGACTATGTGTTACAG ATTAATGTCACTGAGTCTAAGAAGAAGACTGAAATTCTAATGGCG ATGCTTTCTCTCATGGAGGCCCAGGCTTTGTTCTTCCAGCAAGGCTACACGTCACTCACAGAACTGAAAAGCTACAACAAGCAACTGAGTGAGGAG TATGCTCAACTAGTCCTGAATTCTGCAAGAGAGAAAAGGGATATGGAGCAGAGCCATGCTACTGTCAAGAAAAAG GATGTGTCGTATGATGACTCCATAATGGACTTCAGCCCAGATGCACCCAATGGCATCGCGATGGAAGGTTACCTGTACAAGAGAGCCAGCAATGCTTTTAAAACATGGAGCAG GCGCTGGTTCTCCATTCAGAAGAACCAGTTGGTTTACCAAAAGAAACATAAT GAGCAGCTCACTGTTGTTGTGGAGGACTTGCGTTTATGCACAGTGAAGCCCTACAGTGAACAAGACAGACGATTCTGCTTTGAGGTCGTCTCTCCCTCTAA gagCTGTTTATTACAGGCTGATTCAGAGCGACAGCAGCAAAGCTGGATCAGCGCTGTCCAGAACAGCATCGCCTCAGCATTCCAGGACAGAAGAGATGACAATCTTGGCACT AGAGATCGCTGTAGCTCAGTGTCTGCGGGGAGTGTTCGTCTGAGCGCAGGGGAGCAGGAACCGTCTGGTCGGGAGGCTCTGGAGGAGGTGCAGGCCATCTCAGGGAACGGGCAGTGCTGTGACTGCGGGGAGCCTGGACCCGACTGGGCATCAATCAATCTGGGCATCACACTGTGCATTACCTGCTCTGGCATACACag GAGTTTAGGTGTCCACTTCTCGAAGGTACGGTCTCTGACGCTGGACTCATGGGAGCCAGAGCTCATCAGA CTCATGTGTGAGTTAGGAAACACAGCCATTAACAAGATCTATGAGGCACGTATCGATGAGATTACAATCAAGAAGCCCCATTCCTCTAGTCCAAG ACAAGATAAGGAGTCGTGGATTCGTTCTAAATATGTAGAGAAGAAATTCATCCACAAGCTCCCGGAGACTGGTCGAGGAACGGTCCTGCGGCGCTCCAGTGCCCGACGGAACAGATCAAACACACAGGACAAACCCAACACACGCCCTGCCATCAAACCCAAACCCAGCCGAGCCACTCTGCCACGACTCACGG GCCTGAACCCAAGTGAAATAATGAAGAACAATTCCAGCTCTCATaaag AGAATGATGAAGAGGAGGATCTGAGTGGTCTTCATCCCGGGGCTTTGCTGTATCGATCTGCGTCAATGCAGCATTTCCCTCTCATGGCAGACGCCCTGGCGCATGGCGCTGATGTCAACTGGGTCAATGTGACTGAAGACAGCAAAACTCCACTAATACAAGCCGCTATggtt AATTCCTTGGCAGCCTGTGAGTTTCTCCTACAGAACGGTGCTAATGTTAACCAGGTGGACTCAAACGGGAGGGGACCACTACACCATGCTACCATACTGGGACATACAGG GTTGGTGTGTCTGTTTCTTAAGAGAGGAGCGGACTACAACTCAAAAGACATTGATGACAAGGACCCAATCGGCATTGCCATAGATAACGCCAACGCTGACATCGTCACGCT ACTCCGGATAGCCAAGATGAACAAAGAGATGCGGGAGATGGATGGCACTCCATCAG GTGATGATACCTATCATGACATTTTCAGGGATTTCTCCCAAATGGCCTCAAACAATCCCGAGAAGCTTAATCGCCGTAGCACTGACGTGAAATAA
- the slc16a13 gene encoding monocarboxylate transporter 13 isoform X2, which produces MEKPQKTPEEQQSSPQMAAPDGGWGWVVVGSLFVSSALVFGLIRSLGVFFVEFVQYFGESAQAVSWITSIGLAMQQLMSPISAAASNVYGARPVVMMGGFLSGLGFILASQATSLLHLYLTMGFISGLGWALIFTPTVASVMQYFTLRRSLAMGLGFTGVGLASFAFSPLFQYLVEAYAWRGALLVLGGLSFNMIACGALIRPLGTPKVVVKAENATKLNKCSSLLSRIYEGFETSLLSHRGFLTYSMAITLFNAGYFIPYVHLVAHSRHIGFTEYQAAFVISVTGVADIVGRVASGWFSDLGRMRMQHMLVVWTGLLGLSLMLIPVAVVYSGLLVVSVVYGFCAGAMTPLAFAVVPEIVGMERMLGALGLLQLIESIGGLLGAPLSGWLKDYTGMYTVSFIAAGSFLVLGMLVTMTLPYFWSCTAPPPPSPSQKKSQDESIEDGLLKKTLSSNSVPEILCPLDDIPYSDKE; this is translated from the exons ATGGAAAAGCCCCAAAAGACACCGGAAGAGCAGCAGTCGTCCCCACAGATGGCGGCACCTGATGGGGGTTGGGGCTGGGTGGTGGTGGGGTCTCTTTTCGTGTCATCTGCGCTGGTGTTCGGGCTCATCCGCAGTCTGGGTGTCTTTTTTGTGGAGTTTGTGCAGTACTTTGGTGAGAGTGCCCAGGCGGTGTCTTGGATAACATCCATTGGCTTGGCCATGCAACAGCTAATGA GTCCAATAAGTGCAGCCGCATCTAACGTATATGGAGCTCGTCCGGTTGTTATGATGGGAGGATTCCTCTCAGGCCTGGGATTCATTCTGGCATCCCAGGCAACATCTCTTTTACATCTTTACCTGACCATGGGATTCATTTCAG GTTTAGGCTGGGCGCTGATCTTCACTCCTACCGTTGCGTCAGTGATGCAGTACTTCACCTTGCGGAGATCTCTAGCCATGGGCCTGGGCTTCACAGGCGTCGGACTTGCATCTTTTGCATTCTCTCCACTTTTTCAGTATCTAGTAGAAGCCTATGCTTGGCGCGGGGCCTTGCTTGTCCTCGGAGGCCTCAGCTTCAACATGATTGCTTGTGGAGCTCTCATTCGGCCTCTAGGGACACCAAAGGTTGTGGTGAAG GCTGAAAACGCGACCAAGCTCAACAAATGTTCTTCTTTGTTGTCCCGTATCTACGAGGGCTTTGAGACCTCTCTGCTTTCACACCGAGGCTTCCTCACATATTCCATGGCCATCACCTTATTCAATGCCGGCTACTTCATCCCTTACGTTCATCTGGTCGCCCACAGTCGTCACATCGGTTTCACCGAGTACCAGGCAGCCTTTGTAATCTCTGTGACTGGTGTGGCAGACATCGTGGGCCGCGTAGCCTCCGGCTGGTTCTCAGACCTGGGCAGGATGCGGATGCAGCACATGCTGGTGGTGTGGACTGGGTTACTGGGCCTCTCTCTGATGCTCATTCCTGTAGCCGTGGTTTACTCGGGACTGTTGGTTGTCAGTGTGGTCTATGGGTTTTGTGCAGGAGCGATGACGCCACTGGCGTTCGCGGTGGTGCCGGAAATCGTAGGCATGGAGCGAATGCTGGGAGCCCTTGGCCTGCTGCAGCTCATAGAGAGCATCGGAGGGCTACTGGGAGCGCCATTGTCTG GCTGGCTGAAGGACTATACTGGGATGTACACGGTATCTTTTATCGCTGCTGGAAGTTTCCTGGTGTTAGGTATGTTGGTTACAATGACTCTTCCCTATTTCTGGTCTTGTACGGCCCCTCCACCCCCATCACCTTCACAGAAGAAGTCTCAGGATGAATCCATTGAAGATGGACTTCTCAAAAAAACTCTGTCCTCAAATTCTGTACCTGAGATACTCTGTCCCTTGGATGATATACCATACTCGGATAAGGAGTAA